A genome region from Streptomyces antimycoticus includes the following:
- a CDS encoding zinc-dependent alcohol dehydrogenase: MTRTARAFWLRSPGRGEIREVALPDPGPEDVVVRTLCSGVSRGTETLVFRGGVPLSQHTAMRAPFQDGEFPGPVKYGYLNVGLVEEGPASLLGRTVFCLYPHQTRYVVPASAVTPVPEGVPAPRAVLAGTVETAVNAAWDAAPLLGDRIAVVGAGMVGASVAAVLARFPAVRVQLVDAEPARAEVARALGVDFALPEEAAGDLDLVVHASATEQGLARSLELLAPEGTVLELSWYGDRRISLPLGEAFHSRRLTVRASQVGTVSPARGTRRGYGDRMALALELLADPAFDALVTGECGFEELPQVLPGLASGEIPGLCHRVRYDAESAVSSV, encoded by the coding sequence ATGACGCGCACCGCCCGCGCCTTCTGGCTCCGCTCCCCCGGCCGTGGCGAGATACGGGAGGTGGCCCTGCCCGACCCCGGGCCCGAGGACGTGGTGGTGCGCACGCTGTGCTCGGGGGTGAGCCGCGGTACGGAGACCCTGGTCTTCCGCGGTGGCGTACCGCTGAGTCAGCACACCGCGATGCGCGCGCCGTTCCAGGACGGCGAGTTCCCCGGGCCGGTCAAGTACGGCTATCTCAACGTGGGTCTGGTCGAGGAGGGACCGGCGTCCCTGCTGGGTCGCACCGTCTTCTGTCTGTATCCGCATCAGACCCGCTATGTGGTCCCGGCGAGCGCGGTGACCCCGGTGCCGGAGGGCGTGCCCGCCCCGCGCGCCGTGCTGGCGGGCACGGTGGAGACCGCGGTGAACGCGGCGTGGGACGCCGCGCCCCTGCTGGGCGACCGGATCGCCGTGGTGGGGGCCGGGATGGTGGGTGCCTCCGTGGCGGCGGTGCTGGCGCGGTTTCCCGCCGTACGGGTGCAACTGGTGGACGCCGAGCCGGCGCGTGCGGAGGTCGCGCGGGCGCTCGGAGTGGACTTCGCGCTCCCCGAGGAGGCGGCGGGCGACCTCGATCTGGTCGTGCACGCCAGCGCCACCGAACAGGGGCTCGCGCGCTCGCTGGAGCTCCTCGCCCCCGAGGGCACCGTGCTGGAGCTGAGCTGGTACGGCGACCGGCGGATCAGCCTGCCGCTGGGGGAAGCCTTCCACTCCCGCCGGCTGACGGTGCGCGCCAGCCAGGTGGGGACGGTCTCCCCGGCCCGGGGCACCCGCCGCGGCTACGGCGACCGGATGGCGCTGGCGCTCGAACTGCTCGCCGATCCGGCCTTCGACGCCCTCGTCACCGGCGAATGCGGTTTCGAGGAGCTTCCCCAGGTGCTGCCGGGGCTCGCCTCCGGGGAGATTCCGGGGCTGTGCCACCGGGTTCGCTACGACGCGGAATCTGCCGTGTCATCCGTCTGA